DNA from Bubalus bubalis isolate 160015118507 breed Murrah chromosome 7, NDDB_SH_1, whole genome shotgun sequence:
attttccaacttttctttACTCTCATCATCCTCTTCCTGTGATAACAAACTCCTTGTTCTCCAGACATCCCTTCCCACTCCTCTCCCCAGCTTTTGAACCTAAATCCATGCTTTTACTAATAACAAGAGGTAGAATTACTGAGCATCTGCTCTGTCCTGGGGACAATGTGTAATGATTTCTTAACACGATTTTgaggttggtaaagaatctgcctgcaacgcaggagacccgggttggatccctgggttgggaagatcccctgaagaaggaaatagcaacccactccaatattcttgcctggagaatccccatgaaagaagagttggacacatctgagcaattTTCATCTTGAGGTAGATTACTACTAGAGTTTAAAAATTTTCACATTGGCAAGCTGAGACTCACAGAGATGAAGTGAACTTTCCCTGAGTCCCACAGCTTACAAATGTCGAACGTAGgacctgaacccaggtctctgactgGAGTTAGCGGATTTAACCCGGGCGAGCCTCACAGGAGGCTTGTCGCACCCTCTCTGGCCACTAGGGGCTCCAGGTTTTCCTCACCTCTTTATCCTGGACTCATACTCTATCTTCTGTTTGGTCATTTCCTGTTTCAGGCTGGACACTAAGCTGTGCAGGGCGCTGTGGTTGCTGGTGGTGTTGCTAACGAAGGTCTCACTGTTGTCGCTGCTGCTGGTGGCCCGACTACTGCGGCCGCCCACACTCCTCCGGTCGCTTTTGTTTTCATAGTCCGCGGGGTGGGCGAGGTCGTCCTGCGGGGGCCCATCCAAAACGGGGTCCTCAAAGTTCCCACCGTAAAAGTCTTGCTCCGGgcaggtggtggtggaggagcgGCAGGAGGTGGAGTTCTCGGGTAGGGAGATCTCACAGGAGGAAGTGGACCAGGTGGCGCTGTCGACGCTCTGCTTGTCGTCGAGGCTCATCGCCGAGAACTGTTGGTGGACGTTATCGTAGGTGGAGAGCCTGTTGTGCTGGCCCGACTCTCCTGCTTGCTCTTTCTGCTTATTATCCCTCAGGGTCACGTAGCCATTGGGCAGCCAGCTCATGCTGCGGCCATTCCCGGGGTTCCCCAGGGTATCAGAGTTCAAGATGCCCATGCGCACGGTTCCGTTCTGCACGCTGTGGGTGCCCATTTTGGTACCAGACCCCTTCAGGGAAGAGGTCCTTCTGGCCTGTAAGCTCCCATTGGGAGTGGTCTGGGCTTTCTCGAgtgcttcagcattactgctgCTGAAGGACCCATTGGTGACAATTCCACTGCCCTTGTTGAAGGCGGGATTCTTTTTGACCATGAGAGGGGGGCTTCTAGAGACATCCAGCTTGTGGATGCTGTTCCTGGGGCTGTTGGTTTTGCTGCCTGGCAGAGCTGTGGGGGATCCATTATCCGTGCTGCTTCTTTGGGGAGACTCAGGCTTGTCCCAAGAGCACCGCCTTACGGGACTGTccttggtattattgttctccttGTTCTGTAGCTGCCCCATGAGGGCTTTTTTCTGaaggtcattgttgttgttgctcatgCCATCCTGGGGCTTGCTTTGCAGCTCTGCATCTTTGGGGAAGAGGCGATCATGTTTGCCAATCATCACTGACATCAGCTGTTGGACCACCACAGTGCCTGGAATTGCAAAGAAAGCAAAGGCGTATGAGCAAAACAGTTTTGATTTGTCTCCTATTTTGAAAGTGACTTTTAAAGAGCCATATTTAGGTACACATTCAGCATTATTATTAGCAGTGCGAAACTATGTTTTTCATGATAACAATAgcaattgttgttgtttggtcactaagtggtgtccaactcttttgtgaccccatggaatgtagtccaccagtctcctctgtccatggattttccaggcaacaagactggagtgggttgccatttccttctccaggttaggGAGACAAGAGCAATTGCAGCTAAAAACTTCTTGAACATTTAACATGAACTGTACTAAGCACTTTACTTTTGTTAGTTTagttgggttttttaaaatttatgaatagATACTGTTATTATCACTATCTAataaaggttaagtaacttgaccaATGTCCCAAGctctgaaggagaaaaagaagagcttAAAACCAGAATTAACTAGCTCGCCAAGACCTGCACATCAGTGCTGCTACTAATGCCCACAAGAAAGAATGGTACTCTAGCAAGGACACCTGctgaaaataaatagaagtaaCCTTTCATTGTGATAAATAATTTGAGGTATCTTGTAGTATAAAAAACAAGAAATTCTTCATGTTTCAACCCAAAGTAAATAAGCAGCATTGTCTTAGAGGCCCATGTTTTCTGCCTCTTGAAGTCAGTCCAAAAAACGAgaactaataaaaatatattaacttaGAAGCATAACTATTTGAGGTTTCAGAAAATTGCATCAAACTCAGAAAGTGAAGTAGACTTTTCCAGTTCTTGTGTGATATTTTACAGATGATTTATGCAAGTTCTGTTAATTCTCATGAAAATATGGAGGAAATGCTTAGTAACTTATGTTTAGTAAACTCCTCAAAAAATGCCTGGCTCTCAAAAGAAGGTTTTACATTTGAAGAACTTGAGTCCATAAATGAAATTACCATGGGTTTACTGACTGTTCTTCTGATGACGATATATGATAGTAATTCACTTACCCTCCATAATGGTCAAGGGATCTTCCACTTTGGGACGCAGGATATTAGGGCCAAAGACAGTGGCCAAGTTCTGCACACTCATTTTGTTAATTCCTGAATAGGACTGCACTTCATCCAAGAACCTGTTGAGTAAAAGAGTATGAACAAAACACAATGGGATCAAATttgtcagtggaaaaaaaaatgggttatTGGGAAATTTATGAACTGGAGTCTGTTCAAAGATGATCATGGACACACAGTCATTTAGAAATTCAAACATCTCTCTGCCAAATGTGAAGAATATATATTGCAAATTTTTAAGTATCAGAATCATAAGAGATCATATAAAGTATCTGCTCTGGCCTGGCTTGGTTTCCCCTGTCAGTCACAGGAACGAGTGTGTTTGGATAATGCTATTGTGGACTTGAGATTCAAGAATATGAATTTCTTTCTTATCTCTAAGTAAATATccaatttatatacatatttaattggAGAACTATAAAAATAAGCTTGTCTGGTACAATCTCTTATTTCTGAGAAGAGGAATCAATCCCCCTTGTGGGTAAATTTGTGAGCCTCAAATTTATAGTCTATTAAAAAAGTGACATCAAACATGGTTTAAATTAAAACCTCGGTTCTATTGATATGAGAAACTGCAAACACAAATTGTTTTAACTTGTTAGGTGCTAAAGAATAAGAGCCATGCAACAGTCCTTTCCTGGAATGATTTTAGTAGCAGAGATTGTTTCTGTAATCTTTCAGCTTTTGTTCATTTCCCATCCCCTCTTCAGTACTACAAGAGCTTCTATTAATTCATGGCTTATTGATTGTACTAATGAgacaaagaagcaagaaaaatatttttagaaaacttactttgtgtgttatttaaaataatatatttcattctGTGCCAGTCATGGTGCTAGCTTATTAAATTCTCATAGCATCTCTGAGTGAGctaaatactattattatctccactttacagatgggacaCATGAGGcaccagagaggttaagaaacttctCCACGGACACAGAGTTAATAAGCGGAAGAACTGAGACCTGAACCCAGGTGCTCTTACCCTAGGGTCTGGGCTGTTGACGACTATCTCATGAGTTTCTAAAAAGGTGCCTATTTCCACATGTTCACTACTCTTATACATCCTAAATTACAGCAAAATCAAAGGGCAAAAAGTCCAACTaccatttattatttgaaatagatGAAATTAGTAGTgtggtgtgctcactcagttgtgtccaactctttgcgaccccatggactgtagcctgtcaggtttctctgtccatggaattttctaggcaagaatactggagtggggtgccatcgccttctccaggggatctttctgatcttGCTCTTCCTGTTGTCTGGCAGATcttttactactgtgccacctgggaagcctttattaATCATTAatctctttatttaaatttaatatgctTCATGTATTtccactatactccaataacatttttaaaaataaattcaatgtgTTTCAGTCATATATACTTGATTTCTTAAGTAGCAACACAGACATGGGACATGCCATCCCTGGCCTTAAACATGGTCATTGACAGAGAGTATTTTGAAGCACAATTAGTGTTCTAGCAAAATTGAGTTACAATGTTTTTTTCAGTGAGCCTTGAGAAAAATGGGAACAAATAATATATTAACATTcatcatatgtataaatatatatgcatataaaatttttaaaaatgtattggagtatagttgctctacaatgttgtaatagtttctgctgtatagcaaagtgaatcagctatccatatacatatatatcccctctgttttggatttcctgcccatttaggtcaccacagaggattgagtagagttccctgtgttacagagtaggttctcattacttatttatacatagtatcaatagtgtaatatactttaatttttaaaacaatcatgTGAAATGTGTGTTTTCACTACCCTTTTATCTATTAGGACTCTTAGTCtcaaagaggagaagaaaattgCATAAAATCATGTAAGAAGTCAGTGGTAGAATCTGGACTCCTAGATAAATGATTCTCACGCCAAGATACAGGCTCCTTCTGTTAAACAATGGTACATGGTACACGTACAAACAACTTTGATGGAAGTTCAAAGCCACATATCTTCAATATGTAGAGGTCAGAGAGACTTCAGAAACAACAGATTACAAAATCAAGCAATTTTAGTCCTCAGAGAAACCTTTGAGATCACCTTGTCAAACCTCTTAACTTTACAGAGGCCAACACTGGAGCTCAGAGCAGTtaagtgatttttgttgttttgttattttagtcactaagtcatgtccaactgtgaccccatgaactgcagcctgtcaagctcctctgttcatgggcttatccagcaaagaatactgaagtgggtcgccatttcctgctccaggggaatcttcctaacccagggattgaacccgcgtctcctgcatctcctgcatcggcaggcggattctttaccagtgagccaccaggggaacccaaCTGATTTTTATTCATTGTCAAAATGGACTATTGTC
Protein-coding regions in this window:
- the ARHGAP24 gene encoding rho GTPase-activating protein 24 isoform X7 gives rise to the protein MTANHESYLLMASTQNDMEDWVKSIRRVIWGPFGGGIFGQKLEDTVRYEKRYGNRLAPMLVEQCVDFIRQRGLKEEGLFRLPGQANLVKELQDAFDCGEKPSFDSNTDVHTVASLLKLYLRELPEPVIPYAKYEDFLSCAKLLSKEEEAGVKELAKQVKSLPVVNYNLLKYICRFLDEVQSYSGINKMSVQNLATVFGPNILRPKVEDPLTIMEGTVVVQQLMSVMIGKHDRLFPKDAELQSKPQDGMSNNNNDLQKKALMGQLQNKENNNTKDSPVRRCSWDKPESPQRSSTDNGSPTALPGSKTNSPRNSIHKLDVSRSPPLMVKKNPAFNKGSGIVTNGSFSSSNAEALEKAQTTPNGSLQARRTSSLKGSGTKMGTHSVQNGTVRMGILNSDTLGNPGNGRSMSWLPNGYVTLRDNKQKEQAGESGQHNRLSTYDNVHQQFSAMSLDDKQSVDSATWSTSSCEISLPENSTSCRSSTTTCPEQDFYGGNFEDPVLDGPPQDDLAHPADYENKSDRRSVGGRSSRATSSSDNSETFVSNTTSNHSALHSLVSSLKQEMTKQKIEYESRIKSLEQRNLTLETEMMSLHDELDQERKKFTMIEIKMRNAERAKEDAEKRNDMLQKEMEQFFSTFGELTVEPRRTERGNTIWIQ
- the ARHGAP24 gene encoding rho GTPase-activating protein 24 isoform X5 — encoded protein: MEENNDSMENSPQGLGRNNAVKCGWLRKQGGFVKTWHTRWFVLKGDQLYYFKDEDETKPLGTIFLPGNKVLEHPCNEESPGKFLFEVVPGGDRDRMTANHESYLLMASTQNDMEDWVKSIRRVIWGPFGGGIFGQKLEDTVRYEKRYGNRLAPMLVEQCVDFIRQRGLKEEGLFRLPGQANLVKELQDAFDCGEKPSFDSNTDVHTVASLLKLYLRELPEPVIPYAKYEDFLSCAKLLSKEEEAGVKELAKQVKSLPVVNYNLLKYICRFLDEVQSYSGINKMSVQNLATVFGPNILRPKVEDPLTIMEGTVVVQQLMSVMIGKHDRLFPKDAELQSKPQDGMSNNNNDLQKKALMGQLQNKENNNTKDSPVRRCSWDKPESPQRSSTDNGSPTALPGSKTNSPRNSIHKLDVSRSPPLMVKKNPAFNKGSGIVTNGSFSSSNAEALEKAQTTPNGSLQARRTSSLKGSGTKMGTHSVQNGTVRMGILNSDTLGNPGNGRSMSWLPNGYVTLRDNKQKEQAGESGQHNRLSTYDNVHQQFSAMSLDDKQSVDSATWSTSSCEISLPENSTSCRSSTTTCPEQDFYGGNFEDPVLDGPPQDDLAHPADYENKSDRRSVGGRSSRATSSSDNSETFVSNTTSNHSALHSLVSSLKQEMTKQKIEYESRIKSLEQRNLTLETEMMSLHDELDQERKKFTMIEIKMRNAERAKEDAEKRNDMLQKEMEQFFSTFGELTVEPRRTERGNTIWIQ
- the ARHGAP24 gene encoding rho GTPase-activating protein 24 isoform X6, yielding MMPEDRNTGERPSGALASTTFIPKTTYRRIKRCFSFRKGIFGQKLEDTVRYEKRYGNRLAPMLVEQCVDFIRQRGLKEEGLFRLPGQANLVKELQDAFDCGEKPSFDSNTDVHTVASLLKLYLRELPEPVIPYAKYEDFLSCAKLLSKEEEAGVKELAKQVKSLPVVNYNLLKYICRFLDEVQSYSGINKMSVQNLATVFGPNILRPKVEDPLTIMEGTVVVQQLMSVMIGKHDRLFPKDAELQSKPQDGMSNNNNDLQKKALMGQLQNKENNNTKDSPVRRCSWDKPESPQRSSTDNGSPTALPGSKTNSPRNSIHKLDVSRSPPLMVKKNPAFNKGSGIVTNGSFSSSNAEALEKAQTTPNGSLQARRTSSLKGSGTKMGTHSVQNGTVRMGILNSDTLGNPGNGRSMSWLPNGYVTLRDNKQKEQAGESGQHNRLSTYDNVHQQFSAMSLDDKQSVDSATWSTSSCEISLPENSTSCRSSTTTCPEQDFYGGNFEDPVLDGPPQDDLAHPADYENKSDRRSVGGRSSRATSSSDNSETFVSNTTSNHSALHSLVSSLKQEMTKQKIEYESRIKSLEQRNLTLETEMMSLHDELDQERKKFTMIEIKMRNAERAKEDAEKRNDMLQKEMEQFFSTFGELTVEPRRTERGNTIWIQ
- the ARHGAP24 gene encoding rho GTPase-activating protein 24 isoform X2, with product MKGASVFPELKVSWCYYTVQSFKEKSISLIMEENNDSMENSPQGLGRNNAVKCGWLRKQGGFVKTWHTRWFVLKGDQLYYFKDEDETKPLGTIFLPGNKVLEHPCNEESPGKFLFEVVPGGDRDRMTANHESYLLMASTQNDMEDWVKSIRRVIWGPFGGGIFGQKLEDTVRYEKRYGNRLAPMLVEQCVDFIRQRGLKEEGLFRLPGQANLVKELQDAFDCGEKPSFDSNTDVHTVASLLKLYLRELPEPVIPYAKYEDFLSCAKLLSKEEEAGVKELAKQVKSLPVVNYNLLKYICRFLDEVQSYSGINKMSVQNLATVFGPNILRPKVEDPLTIMEGTVVVQQLMSVMIGKHDRLFPKDAELQSKPQDGMSNNNNDLQKKALMGQLQNKENNNTKDSPVRRCSWDKPESPQRSSTDNGSPTALPGSKTNSPRNSIHKLDVSRSPPLMVKKNPAFNKGSGIVTNGSFSSSNAEALEKAQTTPNGSLQARRTSSLKGSGTKMGTHSVQNGTVRMGILNSDTLGNPGNGRSMSWLPNGYVTLRDNKQKEQAGESGQHNRLSTYDNVHQQFSAMSLDDKQSVDSATWSTSSCEISLPENSTSCRSSTTTCPEQDFYGGNFEDPVLDGPPQDDLAHPADYENKSDRRSVGGRSSRATSSSDNSETFVSNTTSNHSALHSLVSSLKQEMTKQKIEYESRIKSLEQRNLTLETEMMSLHDELDQERKKFTMIEIKMRNAERAKEDAEKRNDMLQKEMEQFFSTFGELTVEPRRTERGNTIWIQ
- the ARHGAP24 gene encoding rho GTPase-activating protein 24 isoform X1; translation: MRRDGPCKVKRMRQSSLGGDQQSSKLKEKSISLIMEENNDSMENSPQGLGRNNAVKCGWLRKQGGFVKTWHTRWFVLKGDQLYYFKDEDETKPLGTIFLPGNKVLEHPCNEESPGKFLFEVVPGGDRDRMTANHESYLLMASTQNDMEDWVKSIRRVIWGPFGGGIFGQKLEDTVRYEKRYGNRLAPMLVEQCVDFIRQRGLKEEGLFRLPGQANLVKELQDAFDCGEKPSFDSNTDVHTVASLLKLYLRELPEPVIPYAKYEDFLSCAKLLSKEEEAGVKELAKQVKSLPVVNYNLLKYICRFLDEVQSYSGINKMSVQNLATVFGPNILRPKVEDPLTIMEGTVVVQQLMSVMIGKHDRLFPKDAELQSKPQDGMSNNNNDLQKKALMGQLQNKENNNTKDSPVRRCSWDKPESPQRSSTDNGSPTALPGSKTNSPRNSIHKLDVSRSPPLMVKKNPAFNKGSGIVTNGSFSSSNAEALEKAQTTPNGSLQARRTSSLKGSGTKMGTHSVQNGTVRMGILNSDTLGNPGNGRSMSWLPNGYVTLRDNKQKEQAGESGQHNRLSTYDNVHQQFSAMSLDDKQSVDSATWSTSSCEISLPENSTSCRSSTTTCPEQDFYGGNFEDPVLDGPPQDDLAHPADYENKSDRRSVGGRSSRATSSSDNSETFVSNTTSNHSALHSLVSSLKQEMTKQKIEYESRIKSLEQRNLTLETEMMSLHDELDQERKKFTMIEIKMRNAERAKEDAEKRNDMLQKEMEQFFSTFGELTVEPRRTERGNTIWIQ
- the ARHGAP24 gene encoding rho GTPase-activating protein 24 isoform X3, whose protein sequence is MKGASVFPELKEKSISLIMEENNDSMENSPQGLGRNNAVKCGWLRKQGGFVKTWHTRWFVLKGDQLYYFKDEDETKPLGTIFLPGNKVLEHPCNEESPGKFLFEVVPGGDRDRMTANHESYLLMASTQNDMEDWVKSIRRVIWGPFGGGIFGQKLEDTVRYEKRYGNRLAPMLVEQCVDFIRQRGLKEEGLFRLPGQANLVKELQDAFDCGEKPSFDSNTDVHTVASLLKLYLRELPEPVIPYAKYEDFLSCAKLLSKEEEAGVKELAKQVKSLPVVNYNLLKYICRFLDEVQSYSGINKMSVQNLATVFGPNILRPKVEDPLTIMEGTVVVQQLMSVMIGKHDRLFPKDAELQSKPQDGMSNNNNDLQKKALMGQLQNKENNNTKDSPVRRCSWDKPESPQRSSTDNGSPTALPGSKTNSPRNSIHKLDVSRSPPLMVKKNPAFNKGSGIVTNGSFSSSNAEALEKAQTTPNGSLQARRTSSLKGSGTKMGTHSVQNGTVRMGILNSDTLGNPGNGRSMSWLPNGYVTLRDNKQKEQAGESGQHNRLSTYDNVHQQFSAMSLDDKQSVDSATWSTSSCEISLPENSTSCRSSTTTCPEQDFYGGNFEDPVLDGPPQDDLAHPADYENKSDRRSVGGRSSRATSSSDNSETFVSNTTSNHSALHSLVSSLKQEMTKQKIEYESRIKSLEQRNLTLETEMMSLHDELDQERKKFTMIEIKMRNAERAKEDAEKRNDMLQKEMEQFFSTFGELTVEPRRTERGNTIWIQ
- the ARHGAP24 gene encoding rho GTPase-activating protein 24 isoform X4: MFTPPDFKEKSISLIMEENNDSMENSPQGLGRNNAVKCGWLRKQGGFVKTWHTRWFVLKGDQLYYFKDEDETKPLGTIFLPGNKVLEHPCNEESPGKFLFEVVPGGDRDRMTANHESYLLMASTQNDMEDWVKSIRRVIWGPFGGGIFGQKLEDTVRYEKRYGNRLAPMLVEQCVDFIRQRGLKEEGLFRLPGQANLVKELQDAFDCGEKPSFDSNTDVHTVASLLKLYLRELPEPVIPYAKYEDFLSCAKLLSKEEEAGVKELAKQVKSLPVVNYNLLKYICRFLDEVQSYSGINKMSVQNLATVFGPNILRPKVEDPLTIMEGTVVVQQLMSVMIGKHDRLFPKDAELQSKPQDGMSNNNNDLQKKALMGQLQNKENNNTKDSPVRRCSWDKPESPQRSSTDNGSPTALPGSKTNSPRNSIHKLDVSRSPPLMVKKNPAFNKGSGIVTNGSFSSSNAEALEKAQTTPNGSLQARRTSSLKGSGTKMGTHSVQNGTVRMGILNSDTLGNPGNGRSMSWLPNGYVTLRDNKQKEQAGESGQHNRLSTYDNVHQQFSAMSLDDKQSVDSATWSTSSCEISLPENSTSCRSSTTTCPEQDFYGGNFEDPVLDGPPQDDLAHPADYENKSDRRSVGGRSSRATSSSDNSETFVSNTTSNHSALHSLVSSLKQEMTKQKIEYESRIKSLEQRNLTLETEMMSLHDELDQERKKFTMIEIKMRNAERAKEDAEKRNDMLQKEMEQFFSTFGELTVEPRRTERGNTIWIQ